CGCGGGAGGCGGAGGCGGAGCGCCGCGCGGCGTTCCTCGCCGGACTGTCCAGCGACTCGGTGGTGACCACCCAGCAGGCCAACGTGGACTACGGCCTGGCCAGCCTGCCCAACCCCAACCGCCCCATGCTGCTGTCCATCATCCTGGGCCGCTTCCTCCTGGGCCTGTGGGCCGGGCGCCGGGGGCTCCTGCAGGACGTGGAGCGTCACCGGCCGCTGCTGCGGAAGCTGGCGGCCTGGGGGCTGGGGGTGGGCGGCGTCATCGGGCTCGGAATCCTGGCCCTCAACCTCTCGCTCCGGGGCTCGACGAGCGCGCCGGGGTGGCTGGTGTGGATGCGCATCCTGAAGGACGTGGGCATCCTCTTCCTGGGCGTGGGCTACGCGGCGGCCTTCGCGCTGCTGTTCCAGAAGGCGCGCTGGGGCAAGGTGCTGGGCGTCTTCACGCCCGCGGGCCGCATGGCCCTGACGCTCTACCTCATGCAGTCCGTGCTGAGCCTGTGCGTGTATGACGGCTGGGGCCTGGGGCTGGTGGGCAGGGCGCCGCCGTCGCTCACGTTGCTGCTGACCCTGGCCCTGTTCGCGGGACAGGTGGCCCTCAGCCACTGGTGGCTGGCGAGGTTCCGCTTCGGCCCGGTGGAGTGGCTGTGGCGCTCGCTCACCTACGGCCGCGCCCAGCCCATGCGCGTGGCCCCCACCGCGGCGCACGCGGTGAACTGAAGGCGGCGCGGGACAAAAAAAGAACCCCGGGTCCCGCGAGGAAGCGGGAGCCCGGGGTCTTCAGGAGCGGAGCGCGGCGGCTTCGCCGCGCCCCGAGCCTTCAGGTACTACGGGACCTTGTAGGAGGCCGCGAACACGGTGTTGATGTAGCCGTCCACCTCGCGGTCGACCAGGCTCGGCACACCGACGATGGTGATGTAGTACTTGCCCGCCGGGATGTTGCGCAGGATGACGCTCTCCGTCGCGCTCTCCTTCACGCCACGGCCCAGGTAGGACGTGAACGTCGGAGCGGCGGCGGCCTGCACGTAGACGTCGGCGTTGCCCTCGCCCTCGCCCAGCGCGATGGACAGGGTGTTGATGCCGGAGTCCTTCTTGAACTCAGGCATGTCGATGATGAAGGTGCGGCTGGAGCCCGGCACGCCCGAGAGGCCCTCGATGCGGGTCTCGTTGCCGATGTCCTCGAAGCCACCCTTCCAGGTCACGGACAGGCTGGTGTTCGAGTAGGACGTGAAGCCCTTGATCATCACGTACCAGATGCCCTTCGCGCCGGAGGTGGCGAAGGTGCAGGTCTCCGCATTGCCGGACTTGTACGGACGGCAGTCGTACAGGGAGTCCGTCGGGGCGTTGTTCTTGCGGACGTAGAGGTCCGCGTCACCCGTGCCACCGGACATCGTGAAGGTCACGTCCGTGGCGCCCTCGGGGATGGTCACCGAGTAGTACACCTTGCTGCCGGAGGTGCCGGAGATGCCCGTCACGGGCACGCCCTTCTCGATCGGCGTGGTCACCGGAGGAGGCACGGGCACGCCCACGCCCACGGCCTTCCAGGCGTTGCCCACGTCGGCGATCTCCGCCGCGGTGAAGCCCAGCTGCGTCGCGGCCTGCTCCGACGCGGTCTTCGCCGCCTCGAAGTTGGAGGACGCGGTCAGGATGTCGGCGTTGATCTTGTAGAAGACGCGAGCGGCCTTCTCGAAGCCAATGCCGTTGACGACCTGGGTCGTCTTGGCGCGCGGGTGCGTGCCACCCTGGGACATCAGGTAGAACGCCAGGTTGGAGATACCCGAGCTGTAGTGCACGTCCACGCCCGAGCCGTAGTCCGGGTAGTAGTCGAGCGAGTCCCCGTCCTGCGTGGGGTTCTTCATGTAGCGCAGGCCGTCACCCGGGATGCTCGGGGTCCAGACGTCGTCGCCGACGATCCAGGTGTTGTCGTCGATGACCTTGCCCTTGCCGTACCACTCGCACACCGCGCCGAAGATGTCCGAGAAGGACTCGTTCAGGCCGCCGGACTCACCGGAGTAGGTGAGGTTGGACTCGTGCTCGGTCACGGCGTGCGTCAGCTCGTGCGCCGTCACGTCCAGCGAGTTCGCCAGGTTGGAGGCGTTCACGCCGTCGCCATCGCCGTACACCATCTGGGTGCCGTCCCAGTAGGCGTTGACGTAGTTGTTGCTGTAGTGCACGAAGCTCTTCAGCGTCGCGCCGTTGCCGTCGATGGAGTCGCGGCCGAACAGGCTCTGGTAGCAGTCGTAGACCGTGCCCAGGTGGTTGTAGTTGTTGTTCACCACCGCGTCGGCGTGGGCGGGGTCACCCTCCCACCGGGCGCGCACGCCGCCCGTGGGGACGTTCGTGCGGTGCTGCATGTCGTTCACCTGGCGGTTCTTCGCCGAGTGGATGTGCGGAACGCGCTCGAAGACGTCGCCCGTCTTGGCGTTCACGTACACGGAGTCATCCACCGGGGTGGAGTCCTTCAGCTCGCCCTTGACGCGAACCTCGTACGCCAGGATGAGTTCGTTGCCCGAGCGACGGTAGACCAGCTGGGGCTCGTCGCCGGCGGCCGCGCGCTCCGGGGAGCCGCGATCACCGATGGCCGCCGCGATGGCCGCCTCGGACGCGATGGAGGCCTTCAGCTCGCCCTTCAGGTCGCCGCGGGCGTTGGTGTTCACCGCGAACACGGAGCCGTTGCGCGCGTGCAGACGGACCTCGGCGTCCTGGACCAGGATGCCGTTCTGGGTCACGCCGTAGCGGAAGTGGGTGTCACCGTCGAAGCCGACGTAGGCCTTCTTCAGGAACAGGTCGCTCGCGTTCAGGCGGAACAGCGGCGCCACGTTCGCCAGCACCGGCGCCAGCTGCTGCTGGGCCGCGATGCCCTGGATGGCGGAGGGCGCAGGAACGGAACCAAAGGAGCCGGTGAGGAAGGTGGGGACCGCGTCGGAATCCGCCGCGATGACCTTCTGGCCCGCCGACAGGTTGGCGGAAGCCTTCTGGACGTTGGCGTCCTCCGTGTTCGCGGCAGGAGCGCCGTCGGTGCAGGCGCCGACCATCAGGGACAGGGCTGCGGCACCCAGGGCGCCGCGTACTCGCTTCTCGTACATGCAATCCTCCTAAGGGGAAAGATTAGAAAGCACTGTGACACAAGAGAGGCGCGTATTTCAAGTACAGGCGAGATTTCTACTTTTACATCGTTTCTCAGACTTCGAGATATCTCGCAACTGCTTGAAATGACGGAGGGACTCACGCAGCCCGGCGGGAACGGGGTAGGTGCTTCAATCCGGGAATGCAGCTACTTCATGTCTGAAGCACCTGTCGGCGGATGCGTGCAATGAGTGAACGACGGGGAGAAATTGCCGTCTCATTTATTCCCGACCCGGGTGGGTCCCGTGTCACCGCTGACATCCCCGGGGACCCGGGGGCGGGGCAGGCGGGCTAGCGTCCCGGGCCCAGGAGGCGACACACATGCGCGCGTTGCAGCTTCAGCGGCTGGCGGGACCCGAGGGACTGGCGATGGTGGAGGTCCCGGAGCCGGAGGCCGGAGACGGGGTGCTCATTGATGTGGTGGCGGCCGGGGTGAGCTTCCCGGATCTGCTGCTCACCCGGGGCCAGTACCAGATGAAGCCGGAGGTGCCCTTCGTGCCGGGCGTGGAGGTGGCGGGCGTGGTGCGCTCCGCGCCGGCGGGGGCCCGGGTGAAGCCGGGCGACCGGGTGATGGGCTTCTCCTTCACCCTGGGCGGCTTCGCGGAGGCCTGCGTGGCGGCGCCAGAGCTGACCTTCCCCATTCCGGAAGGGTGGAGCTTCGAGCAGGCGGCGGGCGTGGTGATGAACTACCACACGGCGCACTTCGCGCTGCACCGGCGCGGGCACCTGCGCCAGGGCGAGACGGTGCTGGTGCACGGCGCGGCGGGCGGAGTGGGCACCGCGGCCGTGCAGGTGGCGAAGGGCGCCGGGGCGCGCGTGCTGGCGGTGGTGAGCGACGAGCGCAAGAAGGAGGTGGCGAAGCGCGCGGGCGCGGACGCCGTCCTCCTATCGAAGGAGTTCCAGACCGGCGTGCGCGAGGCCACGGACGGACGGGGCGCGGACGTGGTGCTGGACCCCGTGGGCGGCGACGTCTTCGAGAAGAGCCTCAAGGTGCTGGCGCCGGAGGGTCGGCTGCTGGTGGTGGGCTTCGCCAGCGGCCAGATTCCCTCCGTCACGGTGAACCGGCTGCTCCTGCGCAACGTCACCGTGGTGGGCGTGGCGTGGGGCGCCTTCCTGATGCAGTCGCCGGAGCTGCCGGGCAAGATCGCCAGGGACC
The sequence above is drawn from the Corallococcus sp. NCRR genome and encodes:
- a CDS encoding NADPH:quinone oxidoreductase family protein translates to MRALQLQRLAGPEGLAMVEVPEPEAGDGVLIDVVAAGVSFPDLLLTRGQYQMKPEVPFVPGVEVAGVVRSAPAGARVKPGDRVMGFSFTLGGFAEACVAAPELTFPIPEGWSFEQAAGVVMNYHTAHFALHRRGHLRQGETVLVHGAAGGVGTAAVQVAKGAGARVLAVVSDERKKEVAKRAGADAVLLSKEFQTGVREATDGRGADVVLDPVGGDVFEKSLKVLAPEGRLLVVGFASGQIPSVTVNRLLLRNVTVVGVAWGAFLMQSPELPGKIARDLEALAAKGIVNPVVGRVFPFENGAQALRELESRQAVGKIVLKVKAG
- a CDS encoding M4 family metallopeptidase, which produces MYEKRVRGALGAAALSLMVGACTDGAPAANTEDANVQKASANLSAGQKVIAADSDAVPTFLTGSFGSVPAPSAIQGIAAQQQLAPVLANVAPLFRLNASDLFLKKAYVGFDGDTHFRYGVTQNGILVQDAEVRLHARNGSVFAVNTNARGDLKGELKASIASEAAIAAAIGDRGSPERAAAGDEPQLVYRRSGNELILAYEVRVKGELKDSTPVDDSVYVNAKTGDVFERVPHIHSAKNRQVNDMQHRTNVPTGGVRARWEGDPAHADAVVNNNYNHLGTVYDCYQSLFGRDSIDGNGATLKSFVHYSNNYVNAYWDGTQMVYGDGDGVNASNLANSLDVTAHELTHAVTEHESNLTYSGESGGLNESFSDIFGAVCEWYGKGKVIDDNTWIVGDDVWTPSIPGDGLRYMKNPTQDGDSLDYYPDYGSGVDVHYSSGISNLAFYLMSQGGTHPRAKTTQVVNGIGFEKAARVFYKINADILTASSNFEAAKTASEQAATQLGFTAAEIADVGNAWKAVGVGVPVPPPVTTPIEKGVPVTGISGTSGSKVYYSVTIPEGATDVTFTMSGGTGDADLYVRKNNAPTDSLYDCRPYKSGNAETCTFATSGAKGIWYVMIKGFTSYSNTSLSVTWKGGFEDIGNETRIEGLSGVPGSSRTFIIDMPEFKKDSGINTLSIALGEGEGNADVYVQAAAAPTFTSYLGRGVKESATESVILRNIPAGKYYITIVGVPSLVDREVDGYINTVFAASYKVP
- a CDS encoding DUF418 domain-containing protein, with amino-acid sequence MSESPPAGPIDSAQRVHALDALRGFALLGVFISNSLNWFNGRLLLPKEQALTLAAPPLELTVNSLFALLVEQKFVTLFTLLFGLGFALQMTRAEGRGTSIVPVYRRRLLVLLGIGLVHMFAIWFGDILTTYALVGFLLLSFRQCSEKTVLVWAALLLFVVPIVFSVGQRVLPAMLDGAAEAERAQKATREAEAERRAAFLAGLSSDSVVTTQQANVDYGLASLPNPNRPMLLSIILGRFLLGLWAGRRGLLQDVERHRPLLRKLAAWGLGVGGVIGLGILALNLSLRGSTSAPGWLVWMRILKDVGILFLGVGYAAAFALLFQKARWGKVLGVFTPAGRMALTLYLMQSVLSLCVYDGWGLGLVGRAPPSLTLLLTLALFAGQVALSHWWLARFRFGPVEWLWRSLTYGRAQPMRVAPTAAHAVN